The Candidatus Eremiobacterota bacterium genomic interval CTCGTCGTGCAGCACGCGGTCGGTCTGCGTCGTCGCCGCGGTGTTCTCCATCCCGCCGAAGATGAAGTCGGCGACGGCGATCTGCGAGTAGCGCTCGTACGGATACGGCACGCCGATCGTGCGCTCGAAGACGTCGACCATGCGCGGCGTGTTCCCGAACGCGCGCTCGCCGTCGGCTTCGCGCCCCGGCAGCGTGTAGTACCAGATCGGAACGCGCGCGTGCGGCTGCTCGACCTCGCTGAACGGCCCCGCGACCAGCGTCACCAGGTAGGTCGCGTGCGGGACGTGCTGCTCGTAGCGGTAGACCGTCTCGGCATCCGTCTCCGTGCGCGAGACGAGCGCGCCGTTGGCGAGCGCGAAGTGCCCCTTCGGAACGATCACCGTCGCCGAGGTCGTCTGCTTCTCGGCCGGGTAGTCGAAGCACGGGAACCAGTAGCGCGCGTCGGAGTCCTGGCACTGCGTCCAGACGTGCTTCGGCTCACGCTCGATGAAGTAGATCCCGCGCTGCGGGTTCTCCACCACGTACTCTACCGAGAAGACCAGCTCGTGGCCGGCGCGCAGCGGCGGCTCGAGCTCCAGCTCCAGCTTCTCGCTGCTGGTGTGGAACGGCACCGCGCCGCCGTCGTCGCGCCGGACCGCGCGCACGTCGAGGTCGACCGCGTCGAGGACGAGCCGCGCGACGCCGTCCTCGATCGCGCGCACGCGCGTCGTGCACACGGCGTCGAGCCGCTTGCGCCCGATGTCGGGCTGCAGCCGCAGGTCGATGTGCACCACGTCGACGACCTTGTCGGGTCCGTACTGCGGGCGCGCGCCCGGCAGCGCAAAGGGGCGGTGATCGCTCAAATACCGGCTCCGTCGGTGAAGGTGGGATCGTCGTCGCATTGCAACGGCCGCGCGAACGCGATGGTTTCGAGCAGCGCGAGCCATTCGCCGTCGCCGACCGCCGGACGCAAGCGGCGAGCCGGCCGCGAGGCGCGCAGCGCGTCCTCCGGCCGCAGCGTGAAGCCGAAGCGGCGGTTCGCGAGCATCCGCTCGAACGCCGGATGACCGTACTCGATCAAGCCGATCTCGCGCTCGAGCTCCCAGCGCTGAATCGCGCCGGCCGGCGCGACGAACGCGAAGTGCGTGCAGTAGGGCAGGTACGCGGGCCACTTCCCGTCGGCGAGAAAGTCGGCGCGCGACGACTTCACCTCGTAGATGCGCACCTGGCGCGTGTAGCGCCCCAGCCCGATCACGTCGAACCGGCAGCCCGACCCGCCCGGCGAGAACTCCGTCGCGACGTACGGATAGCCCAGCCGCCGCATGCGTTCGCACGCCAGCGCGCGCAGCTCGGCGGTCGTCGTGCGCTTCCCCGCTGTCGCGGTCAGCGGAATGTAGTCGATCAACGCCGTGCGGTCCCTGAGGGCGGCGTCTCTTCCCAGCGCAGGATGCGCAGCGCGTTCGGCCGCGGATCGATGCACCAGGTCAAGAAATACCGCCGCGCCGGAACGGTGTGGCCGCTCGGATCCGTGTACGAGTACTCGAGGCCTGGCCCCGGCTCGACCGCCCGGCACGCTTCGTGCAGCCGGCGGTTGAAATCGGGCCGGCCCGGGTACGTCTCGGGCCGGCCTTTGACCGCGACCAGCGCCTCTTTGTCGACGAACAAGATGCGTTTGGGGTGCATGTCGGGATCGTACCAGTGCCTCGCTTCTTGGCCTTGCGCGTTGTACCCGACGAACACCGGCGGAATCCCGGCTTCGAAGTCCATCTGCGAGGAGAAGCCGTACCCGTCGGTCACCACGACCGCGTCGTTCGCGTCGGCCATCCGGCGCACGTCCTGCGCGAGCGGCCAGTAGGTGAAGATCTCGAACGGGCCGCTGTTGCGCAGCGACGAGCCGGTCGCGAGGAACTGGTGATAGAGCTGGCCGGGGAAAGCCGCCGCCACGAACAGGAACGGGATCAGCACCGCCGCCGGGACCGCGGCCGCCGTCGCCCACAGCACGCGCGCGCGGTGCGAGAGCGCTTCGAACGCGAGCCCCATCCCGACGCACAGCGAGACGAACGGCCCGAAGATCCAGTGCAGCTCGATCCGTTCGTGGAAGTTGAGAAGAACCAGCAGCGCGGCGAGCGGGATCGCGGTCCACGCGATCAGCGCGTTGCGCGGCCGCACCAGCACCATCAGTCCCGCGAGCCAAAGCCCCGGCGAGTACGCGCCGGCATTGGCCAACAAGTACGTGAACGGACGGTACCAGCGCGGCTCGGCCTGGTGGCGCTGCTGAAACGCGAACGCGAACGTCTCCCAGTGATGCGCCGCGTTCCACGCCAGGAACGGCGCGAACAGGATCGCCGCGACGACGAACGAGAGCGCCAGCCCTTCGCGCCACAGCGAGCGCCGCGGCGGCGCGGGCGCCCAGGCGACGATCCCGGCGATCAGCGCGAACGCGAACATCTTCGAGAGCAGCGCGAACGCGAGCGCGACGCCGAGCAGCAGGTAGTCGCGCCGCGCGTGCGTCTGCGAGGCGCGCACGGTCAGGTACAAGCACAGCGCCCAGCCCGCCATCAGCGGGCCGTCGGGCGTCGCCAGGACGAAGCCGACCGAGAGCAGCGGCGCGAGCGTCATCGCCAGCGCGGTCACCATCCCCGCGCGCTCGTCGCCGGTCAAGCGCTTCGCGGTCGCCGCCGCCGCGAGCGTCGCGACGACGCCGCACAGCAGAAACGGAAGCCGCAGCCAGAACGGGTTCGCCGTCACCCAATCGAACGGAAAGATCAAGTACGCCACCATCGGCGGATGATCCGCGTAGCCGAGCGCGAGGTGCTTGGCCCACTCCCAGTAGTACGCTTCGACGCCGGTGAGCGGCAGCTTCCACGCGGCGAAACCGCGCATCAACGTGACGAACGCGACGATGATCCAGGTCGCGTACTTCACTCGTGCGGCCTCGTCAGCCCACCGTTCACCCCGAGCACCATTCCGTTCAAGAACCCGTTCTCTTCCGCCGTTGCGAACAGCACCGCAGCCGCGACGTCTTCCCACGACCCCGCGTGTCCGGTCGGGTTCTTCGCCGGAATCGCCCGCGCCGCTCCCCGGTCGGCATCTTTGTCGCGGATGTCGCCCGGCTCGATCACGTTGACCGAGATGCCGTGCTCGGCTTCTTCGAGCGCGAGCGCCCGCGCGAAGGTGACCACGGCGGCCTTCGCGGCGCCGTAGAGCGCCAGCCCGCGCGCCGGCCGGGTCACCGACGAGCCGTTCATACCGAAGAAGACGAGCCGCCCGAAGCGCCGCGCGCGCATCCCGGGCAGCACGGCGGCGGCCAGCGCGACCGCCGAGCCGAGGTTCCCCTCGACCACGGCGCGGTAGTCGTCCGGCGCGCAGCGCTCGAAGCGCCGGATCGTCATCGGCCCGACCGCGTGCACGACGACGCCGAGCGGGCCGCGCACGGCCTCGACGTCCCGGACCAGCGCGGCGGCCGCACCGGGATCGGTGAGGTCGGCAGCGAGCGCCACCGCGCCGGGGTCGTAAGCGCGAACGAGTTCGAGCGTGCGGTCCGGCGGCGTCCCGCCCGGGCGGCACGTGAACGCGACCGGATGTCCGGCCCGCGCCAGCGCGACCGCGATCCCGCGTCCCAAGCCGGCCGCCGCGCCGGTGATCAGCGCGGCACGGGCGGTTCGGCCCGCGTCCGGGGCGGGCGTGGTCGGCGAGGACACCCGGACCGGGTGAGACGCGACACCCGCCGCGCCCTGCCCGGCTCGGCTGCGTCTACTGGACTTGGAGCTGCTCTTGGACCGGGGTCCCGGTCGCGCCGGTGTTCGGATCGGTCGCCTGGATCGCCATGATCAGCGACGTGCCGGACGGCGCCCCCGTGTTGATCTGCGTCTGGAACCGCCCGTTGCCGTCGGCGGTGACGGTCGAGCTGACGATGTTCCCGCCGTTCGCGCCGAGAATCGCGCCGATGATCCCGCCGATCGTCGTGCGGTTGGCGTTCGAGCCCACCTGCACGGTGACGCGCGCGCCCGGCGTCGTGCGGCCCGTGACGGTGAACGAGCTCGGGACGGTCGCACCGTTCCCGGGGTTGACGTTGAGGATCTGGCCGGCCGTCGCGCTCGAGGTGCCGGACGAGAATCGCCAGGCGCGGTTGAACGAGCCGCCGTTGCTGTCGGTGCCGGTGACGCGAACTTGGTGCTGGCCGGCCTGCAGCGGCGACTGCGGCGAGTACGTGAAGCCGCGCGGCGAGCGCGTCGCTCCGTTCGTCACGTCGGCGCCGTCGAGATAGATGTGAAGCGAGTTCGGGTCGACGGTGCCGCCGGCGAACGTCGCTTCGATCGTCGGCCGCCGCGCGCTGACGCTCTGGCCGCGCTGCGGCAAGGGATTGACGAGCGTGATCGCGCCGCCTTGTGCGTTCGGGTTCGGCACCGGGGTGATCGTCTGGTTCGGCGGGTTCTGCGCGACGTTGCCGTTCGTGCTGATCGCGACGATGCGGTTGGAGCCGTCGTAGTTCACCGTCGCACCGAGCGCTTGCGAGACGAAGCGCAGCGGAACGTACGTCGA includes:
- a CDS encoding SDR family oxidoreductase translates to MSSPTTPAPDAGRTARAALITGAAAGLGRGIAVALARAGHPVAFTCRPGGTPPDRTLELVRAYDPGAVALAADLTDPGAAAALVRDVEAVRGPLGVVVHAVGPMTIRRFERCAPDDYRAVVEGNLGSAVALAAAVLPGMRARRFGRLVFFGMNGSSVTRPARGLALYGAAKAAVVTFARALALEEAEHGISVNVIEPGDIRDKDADRGAARAIPAKNPTGHAGSWEDVAAAVLFATAEENGFLNGMVLGVNGGLTRPHE
- a CDS encoding glycosyltransferase family 39 protein, translating into MKYATWIIVAFVTLMRGFAAWKLPLTGVEAYYWEWAKHLALGYADHPPMVAYLIFPFDWVTANPFWLRLPFLLCGVVATLAAAATAKRLTGDERAGMVTALAMTLAPLLSVGFVLATPDGPLMAGWALCLYLTVRASQTHARRDYLLLGVALAFALLSKMFAFALIAGIVAWAPAPPRRSLWREGLALSFVVAAILFAPFLAWNAAHHWETFAFAFQQRHQAEPRWYRPFTYLLANAGAYSPGLWLAGLMVLVRPRNALIAWTAIPLAALLVLLNFHERIELHWIFGPFVSLCVGMGLAFEALSHRARVLWATAAAVPAAVLIPFLFVAAAFPGQLYHQFLATGSSLRNSGPFEIFTYWPLAQDVRRMADANDAVVVTDGYGFSSQMDFEAGIPPVFVGYNAQGQEARHWYDPDMHPKRILFVDKEALVAVKGRPETYPGRPDFNRRLHEACRAVEPGPGLEYSYTDPSGHTVPARRYFLTWCIDPRPNALRILRWEETPPSGTARR
- a CDS encoding MmcB family DNA repair protein, with amino-acid sequence MIDYIPLTATAGKRTTTAELRALACERMRRLGYPYVATEFSPGGSGCRFDVIGLGRYTRQVRIYEVKSSRADFLADGKWPAYLPYCTHFAFVAPAGAIQRWELEREIGLIEYGHPAFERMLANRRFGFTLRPEDALRASRPARRLRPAVGDGEWLALLETIAFARPLQCDDDPTFTDGAGI